TGACATCCATACCTTTCCCATTGGACGAATAAATAAAAGATGCCAAAATAATAGATCGGGATAAGATAGGCAGGAGGCTGTCCAAACACAAAATTAAGATTGTTCTGCTGCGCGTAAAGAAGGATTGAATTTGTGAATTTTATGAGGATGACAGGAAGATAAAGGATTATTTTCGCTGCATTGAGCGATAGGAACAAAATCGGAAGTGACAGACACGCAAGGGGCAGAACCACAAAAGACAGTAAGGGAATAAACAGAAGGTTCAGAGGCACTGACCATAATGACGTTTCATAAAAATGGTAGATAATGATGGGGAAAGAAACAATTTGGCATATGAAGGTAGTTACCAAGGCTTGAGCTAAATAGGAGGTATATCGGCTGAAGATCAGACGCGATGATATCAGTAAGGCAAACACATTCATAAAAGATAGCTGAAAACCGAGCTGAAAAACGTAATAAGGGTTCATCAGAAGCATAAGAAGGCACACACCGCTCACAGGTGACAACGGATGAATCCTCCATTTATATCGCCGGAACATCAGCAGCGCCATACCCATAATACCTGCACGGACGATGGAAGCTTCACTGCCGGTCATCACAACATAAAGAGGCAGGACCGCAGCGATACCCAGAGCTGCTCTTTCCCTGGTGATGCCCATTCGAAGACTGCCCGCAAAGAGCATGCCCATGATGATCGCCACATTAAACCCTGATACCGCAAGCAAATGTGACAAACCCATTCGCTGGTAGGCCTCATCAATATCGCCCGGTATTTTTTCACGATAGCCAAATATCAGAGCATTGATTATCCCGGAGACATCCTCTTCAACCACTTTTTCTATCAGACGGATGCCCTTTTCACGAAAAGCAGCTGCATGCCCCAATAGATCAGGCGGTTTATCCCGGCAAGCAGAGACTGCAAGATGGGCTGCCTTTATGCTCCAGTGGATTCTCTGTCGTTTTAAGTACGAGGCGTAATCCATTCCTGCGAAATTCCCCCGCCCCTCAGGGACGATCAGTTCACCATCAAACGTACAGACCATCCCCTGATGAAGATGCTGTTTAAGCTGTTTCTGCATCCCATGAGATGGTATGAGATGCTGAACAACAAATTTCTCATGTTTTGTTTGAAGTCTGAAGGATAGTAAATCTCCGTCAATCTCCGGAATGGTCATGACGGTTCCGGTAAAGGTTCGTTCATCTCCAGAAAACCTCGTCACATTTTGCTTATCGGTAAACTGGTAATAGGCGTAAAAGAATACAAATACCGCTAAGCAAAAGCTGATGGCCAACGTATTCGCACCTTTTTTGCCATAAAAAAGAGCGATGCCGGCGATCGCCCAGATGTAATGGCAAGATGATAAAAACACGCCTGCTGCCGCACTTATCGCGTATAAGTATCCGGCTCTCATGTTTTATTTCAAGTGCAAAGAACGGGGATACAGATTATGCGCCTTACTTTTCAAAGCCTCGACTTTTTCTTGATCTCCCGCTCCACCTTCCTCTACAGCTCGCAACAGTTCAAAGGTTAATTCCATCTGTTCTATGTAATGAGGGTTGATATTATGGTCATTAAAAGGGACTTGCTTTACAACCAGTCCTGCTTCTTTAAATTGTTCAATAGCGTACGGGTGATTCTTATAATCTTTGGCATAGTAAAGTGTCTTTATTCCGCTCTGAATAATCGTACGGCAGCAATGCAGACAAGGAAAATGGGTGACATACATTTCTGCCCCCTCCACTGGTACACCAAATTTTGCACATTGCAAAATGGCATTCATCTCGGCATGGATCGTCCGCACACAATGGCCGTCTATCACATAACAACCTTCATCTATGCAATGAACGCCCCCGGATATGGAACCATTGTATCCACCCGCAATGATCCTTTTATCCCTTACGATTGTTGCTCCCACCGCAAGTCTTGTACATGTGCTTCTGTAGGCAAGCAGATGGCTCTGTGCCATAAAATATTCATCCCAGGAAATACGGTCCATCTTTTCTCCTCCAATCTTATTTATTTTTAGTGTAGGCATTTACGCTGCTCTGAGTCAATGATAACTTAGTCAACCTCAATCTGCTCCTTCATGTTTTCCAGAGACTTTTCTCCAATTCCTGGTACATTCAGCAAATCTTCAATTGTTTTAAACGGTCCGTTCTCTTCACGATAGGCCATGATCGCTTTGGCTTTAGAAGGACCTATGCCATTCAGCGTTTCCAGCTCCTGCTCTGCTGCAGAATTAATATTAACCTTTGTTGTGCCACCACCATCCTGTCCTCCTGCTCCTGGCCCAGCCGGCAAACGTTCCTCGCCTTTGGCTGGGATGTAAAGAAGCATTTCATCCTTCACCCGTGCTGAAAGGTTAACTCCTTTTTCCTCCGCTTTTTTCGAAAACCCTCCTGCTCGATTAACTGCATCAATCACCCGGTCCCCTTGCTTCATCTCGTACACTCCCGGTTTCCTGACTGCACCTTTTATATCGATCTCAATTCTCTGAGAATCTGCATCCTTTGCAATAGGGGTTGTTTTACTCGCTGCCCCTTTATTCTCCATCAATTCGACCGGAATGCCTTGTTCATGCTCTACTTCATCGGGCATTCTTCCTGCAAAATAGAAAATTGCGGCTGCCAAGCATGCCGCAGCGGGAAGAATGTACCTGAGTTTGCGAACGGCTCCATCATATTTTCTGATCATCATTCGTCTCCTTTCAATACGATAATTTCAATTTCATATTTTGGGCAAATCAAGCATATACATCAAGGTAGGAAAGATAAGAGAGAGGAGGAGTTAAAGTGAAACTAGGTTTTATTGGAACCGGGAACATGGGGAGCATTTTAGTGTCATCTTTCATAGAATCATCGGCTGTACAGCCTTCACGTATAATGGTCACAAACCGGACGCTTTCTAAAGCCGAACGTCTGCAGTCTGCCCACCCCAAACTCCGAGTGGGAGCAACAGCTGAAGAGGTGATCCGTTTTGCCGATAT
This genomic stretch from Fictibacillus marinisediminis harbors:
- a CDS encoding DNA internalization-related competence protein ComEC/Rec2; translation: MRAGYLYAISAAAGVFLSSCHYIWAIAGIALFYGKKGANTLAISFCLAVFVFFYAYYQFTDKQNVTRFSGDERTFTGTVMTIPEIDGDLLSFRLQTKHEKFVVQHLIPSHGMQKQLKQHLHQGMVCTFDGELIVPEGRGNFAGMDYASYLKRQRIHWSIKAAHLAVSACRDKPPDLLGHAAAFREKGIRLIEKVVEEDVSGIINALIFGYREKIPGDIDEAYQRMGLSHLLAVSGFNVAIIMGMLFAGSLRMGITRERAALGIAAVLPLYVVMTGSEASIVRAGIMGMALLMFRRYKWRIHPLSPVSGVCLLMLLMNPYYVFQLGFQLSFMNVFALLISSRLIFSRYTSYLAQALVTTFICQIVSFPIIIYHFYETSLWSVPLNLLFIPLLSFVVLPLACLSLPILFLSLNAAKIILYLPVILIKFTNSILLYAQQNNLNFVFGQPPAYLIPIYYFGIFYLFVQWERYGCHKRLLHPASFLVLAGVFHWNVHSLDPSSSITYLNVGQGDSILIELPFRQGVYLIDTGGTLNFEKEEWRKRKVDYNITKEVVMPALKARGIRKIDKLILTHGDMDHIGGAETVLSGVMIGELLYPKGTIDGVLETSVLNHAASLDIPIRVTQRGQRWSVGDHLFYVLSPYGDETESNAQSLVLLAKMKRFSFLFTGDLEEEGEKRIISEDVPLKADFLKAGHHGSKTSSSQAFINAVNPIYAVISAGKNNRYGHPHPDVVSRFKKNAAVILRTDQLGDIEIQMRGHELRIHHSVTGSK
- a CDS encoding ComE operon protein 2; translated protein: MDRISWDEYFMAQSHLLAYRSTCTRLAVGATIVRDKRIIAGGYNGSISGGVHCIDEGCYVIDGHCVRTIHAEMNAILQCAKFGVPVEGAEMYVTHFPCLHCCRTIIQSGIKTLYYAKDYKNHPYAIEQFKEAGLVVKQVPFNDHNINPHYIEQMELTFELLRAVEEGGAGDQEKVEALKSKAHNLYPRSLHLK
- a CDS encoding helix-hairpin-helix domain-containing protein, yielding MIRKYDGAVRKLRYILPAAACLAAAIFYFAGRMPDEVEHEQGIPVELMENKGAASKTTPIAKDADSQRIEIDIKGAVRKPGVYEMKQGDRVIDAVNRAGGFSKKAEEKGVNLSARVKDEMLLYIPAKGEERLPAGPGAGGQDGGGTTKVNINSAAEQELETLNGIGPSKAKAIMAYREENGPFKTIEDLLNVPGIGEKSLENMKEQIEVD